The segment CGAATTTTTCCCAGAGGGTATCGAGTTGGGCGAACAGGCCGAAGAGATCCTGCATATGGTTGATGTAATGGTTCGGTTCGGCGGAAACTTCGCCGGGGGCGATATCTCTCAAGTGTTCTTCATTATGATGGGCGCGAATTTTCTGTATTTCGTCATCGATGCGCTCGTAATAATTCGCCGAGGCCATGTGAAACTGATTGATCGTCGTTACTTGAAAATTCATCGATTCGTTGCGAAAGTGAATATAAAGCATTAGGCAGAGTGAAAGTATTAATACAATGACGGGCAAAAGTATGGCGTAAAATTTTATGATAACGTGTTGCGGGTTCGCATTCATGAGGTATACTCTGCAGAGTAGTCAAAACACACTCAAGGTCACTGACGAATTGGTAAAACATTCCCAATCGCAAAGGCTGCCGGCATGCACTTTGTGACTACAGTGTAACACGTCTTCGGCATTATTGGCGAGATCATCAAGAGGTTCCGCCACGGACCGGTCCGGACGAGCGGACAGGTCTCGCCCGGATGCCGGGATGAGTCGGGAGGCTTGGCGGGTCCGGCTCTTTCAGGGTGGCGCGTGGTGAAAAACCGGTTGGATGGCCACACGGGTCAAGCCCAGAATGGAGCCGGTGGCGAAGGCCAGTTCCACCTTGGAAATCTGGTAGTCGGCGCTGGCGCTGATCTCCCGCAGTTTGGCGTTGCCCAGGAACTGCGCGGCGTCCAGCACCTGGGTGGAGGTGTTCTGGTTGCGTTTGAACTGCTCCAATTCCGCCTGATAGATGGCTTCGGCCATGCGGGTTTCGTTGCGGGCGGCCAGAATGCGCAACCAGTTCTGTTCCAACTGGTCCACGGTGTCGCGTACCTCTTTTTCGATGAGACGCCGCCGCAGATCCAGTGACTCCATGCTGCCGGCGCGTTGCAGGGCGCTGCGACGCAGTCGGGCCTCCGCCGCATGGTTGCCCAGGGGCCACTCCAGAGAGAAGCCGCCGCTCCAGTCGGGATAACGGTTGTTGCTCAGATGATCCAGCGAGCTGCCCAGGGAAGCGTTGCTCCACGACTTGTTGCTGTGGCTGAATTCGAAGGAGAAGAGCGGCAGCAGTTGATGCCGGGCGACCTCATTGCTCAACGAATCGATGGCCACCTGCAGTTGCGCTTCCAGGAGTTCCATGCGGTTTTGGATGGCGTGGGAGAGAACCTTCTCCGGGTCGACGAAGAGTTGCGTCAGTTCTGGCTCCACCGAGGGCAGCAGCGCCTTGTTGCCGTTCATGGCCAGTTCGGCGCTGTTCATGATGCGTTTGAGTTCGCGTTCCAGCAGTCGCCGGTTGGTTTCGGCCACGATGATGTCTTCCACCCGCCGGGCGATGCCCGAGTCCGAGCGCACGATTTCCACCCGAGCCACCAGGCCGGCTTTGAGCATCTCCTCGGCGTCCTGTTTTTGTTTGACCGCCAGTTGATACTGCTCATGGCGCACGTCGATCTCCCGCGTGGCGGCCCAATGACGCCAATAGGCACGGTCCGCGTTGGCCAGGTAGTTGGTCAGCATCAATTTGGCCTGGGCGTCGGCCTTTTGAGCCGACAGCTCCGCACTGCGAATGCCGGCGGTGTTGACCAGCAGGCCGCCATCCCGCAACAGCGGTTTGCTGAAAGTCGTGGTGACCTGCGAGGTGTGAAAATCCGGGGTGCCGTCGTAACGCACGCTGGGCACGGAAACCGTGATGCTGCCGCCGCTGCGCAAGGGGATGGTCGTGCCCAGGGTGACGGTTTTGTATTTCGATTTTTCGTTGTAGATGCTTTCCGTCTTGCTCTGGCTCAGGGAGCCGGAGAAGACCAGGTCGAAACGCGCCTCCTCCTCTTTCAGCGCCTCGCGGGCCATGGCCGGGGGCAAACGTTCGACGCGCACCTCCAGCTGGTTTTCCAGTACCGCCTGCCGCACCTCTTCCAGGGAGAGTTTCACCGTCTCCATGGCCTTCGCCGGATCCCGCAAGGCGAAGGGAGCCTCCGGATCCAGGGCCCGTGGCGGCTGGGCGGAGATGCCGTTCAGATCCAGCGGTTCGATGCTCCGGGTCTGTTCCGACAGTTCCGGGGTCTGGCCGGGTTCGGCCTGGCACAGCCCGGAAAGGACCAGCAGGGTGATCGTTCCGAACAATCCCGGTCGGCGTAAGCCCGGATGAAGGATAAAAGGAGGCATGGCGATCTAAATATCCTTCAGCTTGTCCATGATGATGCGGAACCGGTTGCCGGCCAGGCTGATCTGTTCCAGGGTGTCGGGATCGATTTCGTCGGGATCCTGGGGATCCTCCTCCACGGTTTTGGATTCGCCGACGATCAGTTGCAGGGTGGCGCGGCGCAGCCGCTGGGCCAGAAAAATGCCCAGGGCCTGATAGATGCGGGCGGCGAAGCCGACATCGGAAGCCAGTTTGGCGCGAATGTCGTCGAAGTCGATGGCCAGAACCACGGTGGTATCCACGGCGGTGATGGTGGCCGAAGGGGGACGGGAGTCGAGCAGGCCGATCTCGCCCAGCACCTCTCCCAGACCGATTTCCGCCAGAAACCGCTTACCCACCGAAACCGCCACCTTGCCGGAGATGATGATGAAAATGCTGGGGTTCTTGACCTTTTCCCGCAGCAGGGTCTCGCCGGGTTGGAACACCCGCCGGTCGCCGGTACTGATCATCCAGTCGATGTCGCGATCGTCGAGCAGGCCGAGAATGTATAATACTTTTTTCATTAAATGGCTATCCTTTCGCCAGGTTCGACAGGAGTGTTTCCGCCGGGTATCCGCCGGGTAGCCGGGCCTCACCCGAATGGGCAGTCGGTCGGGAAGCACGCTATCGCGCTTGACAGATTCGCCTTCTGTAAATATAAGCTTGATCCGTGCCAAAGCCAACCACCCCCATTTGTCAGCCCTTCTGCACGATCCCTGGCTGTTTGCCACAGGAAACGAGGCCATCATGGAATTTGTCGACAAGCCTTACACCGATAATGTTCGTTTGATGAGCCCGGAGAACGCCTATATGGCGGGGCGCATCAAGACCAGCAAGCTGGAGGATCTGCGCTATTTCGAAAGGGCTTTTCCCCTGGATCCCGCCAAGGTGGTGACGCTGTTCAAGGAGATGCGGGAGATTTCGATAACCCGTCCGGAGGGGCTTACGGCGAAGGAGAAGGTCGATTTCACCTTCCTGAAGCTGCTGCCGATGTGTTACGCCCCCAGCCAGGCCCCGGATTGGGAGGCGGTACTCGATTTCGAGGTGAAGGAGATCGGGGAATATACCATCCGTGTGGCCAACGATCAGGTGGAGGTCGTTCCCGGCCTCAGCGACGATCCCGAGGCCACCTCGGTGAGCATGGACTACGAAACCTACCGGGCGGTGTTGCGCTTCGTGGCTTTGGAGGATTCCCAACTGCTCTCCCAGGAACAGCTCGACTCCTGGCAAAGCGCAGAGGAAGCCATGGATGTGGAGTTGAGCGACGATCAACTCGAAGCCGTGGCGGGTGGCAAAAGCTGCGGCAACCATCATGACAAGGGCAAGCCCAAGGACAAGGACAAGAAGAGTTGCGGCTCTCAGGCCGGAAAGGGCCAAGCCTGCGGCAGTGACGCCTGCGGCGCGGCGGCGGGAGCCGGCGGGGCCTGCGGCGGGGCCCGATGCGGGGTTGCGGCCTGCGCGGGGGATGCCTGCGGCGCCAATGCCTGTGGCGCGGATGCCTGCGCCGGAGCGGCTTGCGGTGTGGCCGGGGGCTCCGGGGCCTGCGCCGGCAACGCTTGCGGGGTCGATTTGAGTTCGGGGGTCGATTGCGGCCCCTGCGGCGTCAACGTCATTCCGGTCGTTCCCGGCATTTGAGGGTGACGGGGTTGTTTCCCGCTGTCCGATCGTTCACCCCACCTCGAAAGGTTGTCCATGAGCCTTCTGCCAACGGATGGCGATATCGTCCGCGCCACCATTCTCCGGGGCATCGCTGAAGAAAACGCCGTGGCGGGAGGGGGGGGAGGATCGGCAGCTCCCTCCCGCCAACCCGAAACCACGGCCCATCCCTCCATTTTCAACGTTCGCATCCCCCTCAAGGAGGGGCGGTGCCTGGCCTACAACACCCTGAGCGGCGCCTTCGCCGTCTGGACCGCCGCGGACGGCGATCTCTACGCCCGGGCGGAAAAGGGTGAACTGCTGCTGTCGGACCCACGCCTGGGTGATTTTGCCGAAGCGGGTTATCTGGTGGAGGAGACCCCCGCTCTCCAGCTTGAGGCCTTCGAACATCGGTACCGGGAGGTTCGCTTCGACCCGGCGAGTCTGACCCTGACCATTGCCCCCACCTCGGCCTGCAACTTCTCTTGCGACTACTGTTTCCAGGGCTTGGACAAGCCCAACCGGAAGATGAGCCCCGAGGTTCAGGAGGCTTTCATCCGTTTTCTGGCCCCGAAACTGGCCACCCTCAAGGAACTCAACATCACCTGGTACGGCGGCGAGCCGCTGATGGCTCTGCCGGTGATCCGCTCCCTGTCGCGGCGCATGTTGATCCTGTGCAATAAGGCGCGGGTGCGCTACAGCGCCTTCATCGTCACCAACGGCTGGCATTTCGACCGGGCCACGGCGGAGGAGCTGTATCAACTGCGCGTCACTTCGGCTCAGGTGACTTTCGACGGGCCGGCCATGTATCATGACCTGCGCCGTCCACTCTCCGGCGGTCGGCCCACCTACGAGCGCATCGTCACCAATCTGCGGGAGGTGATCGACAACCTGCCGATCCAGGTGAGTGTCCGGGTCAATATCGACGCCCGCAACAAGGATCAGGTGCGGGAGCTGCTGGATGACCTGGCCGCACGGGGATTTGGCCGTCGCGGCCATTTCAGGGTCTATTTCGCCCCGGTCGAGGCCATTACCGAGCCTTGCCACGCCTGTTCCCAGGTGGACCTGGGCAAACAGGCCTACGGTCGTCTGGAGGCCGAGCTTTACCGTTACGCCGTGGAGCGGGGCTTGTGCGGTCTGCCCAAACCGGCGCTGTTTTTGGGCAATTGTCAGGCCATTCGTCGCAACGGGTTGTTGCTGGCCCCCGACGGGGCGTTGCATAAATGCTGGGATACCATGCACGATCCTGCCCTGAAGGTGGGCACCATCTTCCAGCCCGAGAAGCTGGAGGAGGATCCCTTGTTCCGGCGCTGGCTGGAGTGGAGTCCCTTCGCCAATCCGGTCTGTCGCTCCTGCAAGATCCTGCCGATCTGCACCGGTTTTTGCGCCTACAAGTTCGTTCACCCGGAAAAGACCCGTGGTGAGACGGGTTCGCTGCCCTGTCCGAGCTGGAAGTTCAACTTCGTGGAGCGCATCGTGCTGCGGGCAGAAAAGAGGGGTCTGGTGCGGCGGGAGGAGATCGATCTTGCCGAGCTGGTCACCGGTCCCGAAGTTCTGGGGGCCAGCCACCGTCTGGGTCGGTTCGGGGGTGAAGAGGAGGGATCCTTTGACTTTTAATATTTTATCTTTTAGAAAGTAAAAAATGTTCGATCTGTTTACTAATCTTGTTATTTAACTATCCCAAGTCTAAACGTCAAAGGATAGAGCATTTTCTTTTTTTGATACTTTAAAGGAAAAATATTAAAAAGATTCCCCCTTGCCCGAGACCTGCCCCGTGATCCTCTTCCCCGTCATGCCCTTCACCTCCACCCTGATGCCTTCCCCGGCCCTCGGGCAGTTCAAGGCACAATTGCAACAAGCGGGACTGCCCTGCCGGGTGGTGCCGTGCAACGTCGACTTCATGCGCGAAATCGGGCTGGGAAGCTACGAGATCATCTGCAAGCAGCGCGGCATCAACGCCCAGCTCGGGGAGTGGCTCTTCGCCCCCTGGGTGTGGGATGAACCGCCCAGTCGCTGCGGCGGGCCCACCGATGAGGCGTTCTTCGCCAACTGCGCCCTGGAGCTGGATTGTCTGCGGCATCCCGATCCCAAAGGGTTTCTGCTGGAGGTGCGGGATCGCCTGGTGCCCCGCTATCTGGAGCGCTGCGTGGAGCAACTGAAGGCCATCGACGGGGTCAAGGCCTTCGGTTTCAGTTGCCTGTTTTATCAGACCATGGCCTCCGCCGCCCTGGCCCGGCGTCTCAAGGAGGCCTTGCCCGACCGGCCCGTCGCCTTCGGCGGAGCCTCCTTTCACGGCGAGATGGGCGAGGAGATACTGCGGGTCATGCCGTGGATCGACGCCGTCTCCGTCGGCGAGGCCGACGACGTGATCGTGCCGCTGTTCAAGGCGTTCAGCGAAGGACGCCCTCCCGAAGGGTTGCAAGGCGTGATCTGGCGCGACGCCCAGGGGGGGCTGCACCGGGATCAACCCCACCGTCCCGTTTCCGCCGCCTTTCTGGATACCCTGCCTCCCCCCGATTACAGCGACTACTTCCAAAGCCTCGCCGCCCACGGCCTGCTGGAAAATCCCGAAACCCGGGTGCGCATCCATGTGCCCTACGAAACCTCCCGAGGCTGCTGGTGGGGGGAGAAGCGCCATTGCACCTTCTGCGGCTTCAACGCCGAAGGCATGAGCTTTCGGGCCAAGAGTCCGGAGGTGGCCCTGGAGCTGGTGCGACACCTGCGCCGCACCTCCCCCGTGGAACACTTCATGGCCACGGACAATATTCTGCCCCACGACTATTACGACACCTTCCTGCCCCGACTGGCGGAAGATCCCTGTTCCCGGGGTCTGAGCCTCTATGTGGAGGTGAAACCCAACCTCACCCGCGAGCGGGTGCGCCGTCTGGCCGCAGCGGGGGTGCGTATCGCGGTGCCCGGCATCGAGAGCCTCTCCAGCCATCTGTTGCGTTGTCTGCAGAAGGGCGCCACGGGATTGATGAGTGTTCTGACCCTGAAACTCTTCCGGGAATACGGCATTCTCCCCAGTTGGAGCCTGCTGATGCGCATTCCCGGCGAGCGGCAGGAGGATTATGCCCGCATGGTCGATCAGGTGCCCTCGCTGGTCCATTTCTGGCCCCCTTTCGGCGGGCCGCGCCCCATGGAACTGCACCGCTTCAGCCCCTACTTTTTCGAAACGGAACGTTACACCACCAACCAGCGTCCTCATGCCTGGTATCGCAGCATCTTTCCCCCCGACCGGGTCGATCTCTCCAAGGTGGCCTACTATTTCGACGCCGACTGGAAGGATGTCCTGCCGGAAGGCTCCCACGAGGCCTTGACCCGGCGCGTTTGGCAGTGGGTGGATATCTGGAAACAGCGTCCCCGGTTGCCACGGTTCAGTTTCGAGGAAGGGGAGGACAATGCGGGCCTGACCCTGGAGGATACCCGTTTCGACCGGCATCGCACCTGGACCCTGGACGCGATGGAAGCGGCGGCTTTTCGCGCCATCGATGAACCGGCCACCGTCGGCCTGGTGCGCAAACGACTGGCGCAATCCTTCCCGGAGACCCGGCGGGTGGAGGGGATACTGCAGGAGTTCGTGACGCATCGCCTGGCCATGGAGGAGGAGGGGCGCTATCTGTCGCTGGCCCTGCCCGCCGGGCTGGCGGACCCGCCCCTCTCGTTCCGGCGCGCCTTTTTGCAGCGGGTGGAACAGGATGCGGAGCGAAAGGGCCTCTCCCCGTGATCGCCGCACCCGTGGCCATCCTCGGTGTGGGTTGCCGCCTCCCCGGCGGGGTGGAGGATGCGGAAAGCTTCTGGCAATTGCTGCTGGACGGGCGCGAGGCCTTGCAGGAGGTGCCCGCCTCGCGATGGCAGGCGCGGCGCTTCCGGGACGCGGATCCGGCCTCCCCCGGCAAAACCCGTGTGGCCCGCGGCGGCTTTCTGCAGCAGGATCCGGGGAGCTTCGACCCGCTGCCCTTCGGCATCTCGCCTCGGGAGGCGGAAAGCCTCGATCCGCAGCAACGGCTGCTGCTGGAGACCGCCTGGGAGGCCCTGGAGGATGCCGGGGTCGATCCGCGCCGACTCAAGGGAACGGCCACCGGGGTCTTCATGGGCGGTTTCTGTCTGGACATGAAACGCCTCATGATGGGGGTCTACAACCGGGAGTTGATCGACTCCCACACCGCCGCCGGCATGACCATGACCATGCTGGCCAATCGCCTCTCCTTCTGCCTGGACCTCCGGGGCCCCAGTCTGGCCCTGGATACCGCCTGCTCCTCCTCCCTGGTGGCGATTCACCTGGCCTGTCAATCCCTGGCTGCGGGGGATTGCACCCTGGCCCTGGTGGGCGGGGTCAACTGCATGCTGGTTCCGGAATACTTCGTGGCCATGAGCAAAGGGGGTTTCCTCTCCCCGGAGGGGCGCTGCGCCACCTTTTCGGCCCAGGCCTCCGGTTATGCCCGTGGCGAGGGGGCGGCGGTGGTGCTGCTCAAGCCGTTGCAGGCGGCCCTCGCCGACGGCGACGCCATTCAGGCGGTGATCCGGGCCAGCGGGGTCAATCAGGACGGACGCACCCCCGGCATCACCCTGCCGAACCCCGAGGCCCAGGTGGCCCTGATGGAAGCGGTCTACCGCAAGGCGGGGCTGGATCCGGGGCAGGTGGCCTTCGTGGAGGCCCACGGCACCGGTACCCGGGCCGGCGATGCGGCGGAGCTGTCCGCCTTGAGCCGGGTCTTCGGGGTGAAGCGACCCGCCTCCGCACCCTGCCTGCTGGGAGCGGTCAAGGCCAATCTGGGGCATCTGGAGGCGGCAGCCGGGGTGGTCGGGCTGATCAAGGCCCTGCTGGTGCTGCGCAAAGGGGTGGTGCCCCCCATGCCCCGGCAGGGGGAACCCACCCCCGATTTCGATTGGGCGGCCTCCGGGTTGCGGGTGGTCAGCCGCGCCGAGCCCCTGCCCGTCGGCGCTCACCCCCGCCTGGCGGCGGTCAACGCCTTCGGTTACGGCGGCACCAACGCCCATTGTGTGCTGCAGGAGTGGCCCGCGCCACCGGCCCGGACGGGTCCGGCCCCGACGCCGCCCTTCCTGCTGCCCCTGTCCGCGGCGGATGCTTCGGCGTTACGGGAGCTGGCCGGGCGATACGCCGGCGTGTTGCGTCGCGGCGAGGTCCGACTCGGGGATCTGGTCCATACCGCCGCCTTGCGGCGTACCCATCACCCGCACCGCCTGGCCGTGGTCGGGGATAGTGCCGAATCGTTGTGTCGCCGCCTGGAAGAGGCGGCGTCGGCGGCGGCGCAACCGGGCTTTGCCGCCGGAGGTCTCGTTCTGGTCTACAGCGGCATGGGCCCCCAGTGGTGGGGCATGGGGCGGGAACTGGCGGCCCGTTACCCCCTCTTCCGGGAGAGCTTCGAGGCGGTGGATGCGCTTTTCCAGGCCCGCGCCGGCTGGTCGATCCGGCAGGCCATGGGCGATGCCGCAAGCAGTCGCATCGGCGAAACCGGGGTGGCGCAACCCGCCAATCTGGCCTTGCAGGTGGCGCTGACCACACTGTTGCGCCATTGGGGCGTGAAGGCGGGGGCCGTGCTGGGCCACAGCGTGGGCGAAGTCGCCGCCGCCTGGGCCGGCGGAGCCTTGAGCCTGGAACAGGCGGTGGAGGTGGTCTGGCAACGCAGCCGTTGGCAACAGACCCTGGCCGGAACCGGCGGCGGCTTGCTGGCGGTGGAGTTGAATCCGGCGGCAGCCGATACCCTGATGAGGGACTACCCGGAGATCAGCGTGGCCGCCCTCAACGCGCCCCGTTCCCTCACCCTGGCCGGTCCCCGGCCGGTCCTGCGCCGTCTCGCCGCAGAGCTGGAGCGCCACGAGGTGTTCAACCGCCTGCTGGCGGTGGAGATCGCCTATCACAGCCCGGCCATGGAGGCGATCCGGGAACCGTTCCTCCGCTCCCTGACCGGTTTGAATGCGCGTGTTGCCGATCAACCCTGGTTTTCCACCGTGACGGCGTCCCGTTGTGACGAACCGCCGGGAGCCGCTTACTGGTGGGCCAACGCCCGAGAGCCGGTACGCTTCTGGGAGGCGCTGCAGACGGCCTCCCGCGAGGGATTCGACACCTTTCTGGAAATCGGCCCCCATCCGGTGCTTCAATCCGGCCTGAAGGAGCATTGCCGGCGGGTTGACGGTCTGGCGCTCCCCACCCTGCATCGTCAGCAGGACGAGGTGACCGCCCTGCAAACCGCGTTGGCGGCGTTGTACGCCGCCGGAGTGTCGCTCGACTGGTCCCGCCTGGTGGCGGAACAGGCCCCGGAAGGGCGCTTCGCCCGGCTGCCGAACTATCCCTGGCAACGCATTCCCTGCTGGCGCGAGTCGCGTCGTTCCCGGGAAGACCGTCTGGGTCGGGAGGGCCGCCTGTTCCTGAGAGAACGTCTGCCCATGCCCGGCCCCGCCTGGCAGGTGGAGCTGTCCACCGGGTTTTTCCCCTGGCTGAGACAGCATCGGGTGGCGGGACGGGCCGTATTTCCCGCTGCCGCCTTCGTGGCTGCCGCCCTGGAGGTGTGGGAAGAGGGCCATCCCGGTGAAAAATGTCTGCTGCGCCATCTGCGCTTCAACGATTTTCTGGCCGTGGAGGGTGCGCCGCGCCGCCTGGTGTGCAGCCTCGATACC is part of the Magnetococcales bacterium genome and harbors:
- a CDS encoding TolC family protein produces the protein MPPFILHPGLRRPGLFGTITLLVLSGLCQAEPGQTPELSEQTRSIEPLDLNGISAQPPRALDPEAPFALRDPAKAMETVKLSLEEVRQAVLENQLEVRVERLPPAMAREALKEEEARFDLVFSGSLSQSKTESIYNEKSKYKTVTLGTTIPLRSGGSITVSVPSVRYDGTPDFHTSQVTTTFSKPLLRDGGLLVNTAGIRSAELSAQKADAQAKLMLTNYLANADRAYWRHWAATREIDVRHEQYQLAVKQKQDAEEMLKAGLVARVEIVRSDSGIARRVEDIIVAETNRRLLERELKRIMNSAELAMNGNKALLPSVEPELTQLFVDPEKVLSHAIQNRMELLEAQLQVAIDSLSNEVARHQLLPLFSFEFSHSNKSWSNASLGSSLDHLSNNRYPDWSGGFSLEWPLGNHAAEARLRRSALQRAGSMESLDLRRRLIEKEVRDTVDQLEQNWLRILAARNETRMAEAIYQAELEQFKRNQNTSTQVLDAAQFLGNAKLREISASADYQISKVELAFATGSILGLTRVAIQPVFHHAPP
- a CDS encoding cyclic nucleotide-binding domain-containing protein, translating into MKKVLYILGLLDDRDIDWMISTGDRRVFQPGETLLREKVKNPSIFIIISGKVAVSVGKRFLAEIGLGEVLGEIGLLDSRPPSATITAVDTTVVLAIDFDDIRAKLASDVGFAARIYQALGIFLAQRLRRATLQLIVGESKTVEEDPQDPDEIDPDTLEQISLAGNRFRIIMDKLKDI
- a CDS encoding SPASM domain-containing protein yields the protein MSLLPTDGDIVRATILRGIAEENAVAGGGGGSAAPSRQPETTAHPSIFNVRIPLKEGRCLAYNTLSGAFAVWTAADGDLYARAEKGELLLSDPRLGDFAEAGYLVEETPALQLEAFEHRYREVRFDPASLTLTIAPTSACNFSCDYCFQGLDKPNRKMSPEVQEAFIRFLAPKLATLKELNITWYGGEPLMALPVIRSLSRRMLILCNKARVRYSAFIVTNGWHFDRATAEELYQLRVTSAQVTFDGPAMYHDLRRPLSGGRPTYERIVTNLREVIDNLPIQVSVRVNIDARNKDQVRELLDDLAARGFGRRGHFRVYFAPVEAITEPCHACSQVDLGKQAYGRLEAELYRYAVERGLCGLPKPALFLGNCQAIRRNGLLLAPDGALHKCWDTMHDPALKVGTIFQPEKLEEDPLFRRWLEWSPFANPVCRSCKILPICTGFCAYKFVHPEKTRGETGSLPCPSWKFNFVERIVLRAEKRGLVRREEIDLAELVTGPEVLGASHRLGRFGGEEEGSFDF
- a CDS encoding RiPP maturation radical SAM C-methyltransferase, producing MPETCPVILFPVMPFTSTLMPSPALGQFKAQLQQAGLPCRVVPCNVDFMREIGLGSYEIICKQRGINAQLGEWLFAPWVWDEPPSRCGGPTDEAFFANCALELDCLRHPDPKGFLLEVRDRLVPRYLERCVEQLKAIDGVKAFGFSCLFYQTMASAALARRLKEALPDRPVAFGGASFHGEMGEEILRVMPWIDAVSVGEADDVIVPLFKAFSEGRPPEGLQGVIWRDAQGGLHRDQPHRPVSAAFLDTLPPPDYSDYFQSLAAHGLLENPETRVRIHVPYETSRGCWWGEKRHCTFCGFNAEGMSFRAKSPEVALELVRHLRRTSPVEHFMATDNILPHDYYDTFLPRLAEDPCSRGLSLYVEVKPNLTRERVRRLAAAGVRIAVPGIESLSSHLLRCLQKGATGLMSVLTLKLFREYGILPSWSLLMRIPGERQEDYARMVDQVPSLVHFWPPFGGPRPMELHRFSPYFFETERYTTNQRPHAWYRSIFPPDRVDLSKVAYYFDADWKDVLPEGSHEALTRRVWQWVDIWKQRPRLPRFSFEEGEDNAGLTLEDTRFDRHRTWTLDAMEAAAFRAIDEPATVGLVRKRLAQSFPETRRVEGILQEFVTHRLAMEEEGRYLSLALPAGLADPPLSFRRAFLQRVEQDAERKGLSP
- a CDS encoding type I polyketide synthase, giving the protein MIAAPVAILGVGCRLPGGVEDAESFWQLLLDGREALQEVPASRWQARRFRDADPASPGKTRVARGGFLQQDPGSFDPLPFGISPREAESLDPQQRLLLETAWEALEDAGVDPRRLKGTATGVFMGGFCLDMKRLMMGVYNRELIDSHTAAGMTMTMLANRLSFCLDLRGPSLALDTACSSSLVAIHLACQSLAAGDCTLALVGGVNCMLVPEYFVAMSKGGFLSPEGRCATFSAQASGYARGEGAAVVLLKPLQAALADGDAIQAVIRASGVNQDGRTPGITLPNPEAQVALMEAVYRKAGLDPGQVAFVEAHGTGTRAGDAAELSALSRVFGVKRPASAPCLLGAVKANLGHLEAAAGVVGLIKALLVLRKGVVPPMPRQGEPTPDFDWAASGLRVVSRAEPLPVGAHPRLAAVNAFGYGGTNAHCVLQEWPAPPARTGPAPTPPFLLPLSAADASALRELAGRYAGVLRRGEVRLGDLVHTAALRRTHHPHRLAVVGDSAESLCRRLEEAASAAAQPGFAAGGLVLVYSGMGPQWWGMGRELAARYPLFRESFEAVDALFQARAGWSIRQAMGDAASSRIGETGVAQPANLALQVALTTLLRHWGVKAGAVLGHSVGEVAAAWAGGALSLEQAVEVVWQRSRWQQTLAGTGGGLLAVELNPAAADTLMRDYPEISVAALNAPRSLTLAGPRPVLRRLAAELERHEVFNRLLAVEIAYHSPAMEAIREPFLRSLTGLNARVADQPWFSTVTASRCDEPPGAAYWWANAREPVRFWEALQTASREGFDTFLEIGPHPVLQSGLKEHCRRVDGLALPTLHRQQDEVTALQTALAALYAAGVSLDWSRLVAEQAPEGRFARLPNYPWQRIPCWRESRRSREDRLGREGRLFLRERLPMPGPAWQVELSTGFFPWLRQHRVAGRAVFPAAAFVAAALEVWEEGHPGEKCLLRHLRFNDFLAVEGAPRRLVCSLDTTGRHLKLYSYAGDSDDSEWPLHAEAELEPAAGLSAVDLDAVRSRCRSSLDPARYYSRLASDGLDYGADFRLIRALSIGEGELLAEIVPTAAIGEFASEYAVHPCLLDAALHGLFALMVADGRTLVPVAIQAVHRVGTWRGGTEPLLARVRRTAGEEGEVYGDIELCEADGRPLVRLEGLHCRALPESPAPDGWY